The DNA sequence TTCATTCATCTTTTATCACCTCTAGCGTGATTACGTCGTTGGTATATATGCAGATCTCCGATGCTATCTGCAGGGACCTCTTTGCTATTTCACTTGCGCTCATATCGGAAACCTGCAAAAAAGCCCTTGCGGCAGCCAAGGCATAACCGGCTCCAGACCCTATGGAGGCTACATCATCGTCAGGTTCCAAGATGTCTCCGGCCCCGGAAAGCAAAAGCGTTTGATTCCGGTCAGCCACAAGCATTAAAGCCTCCAGCCTTCGCAGGGCCTTGTCGGTACGCCACTCCTTAACCAGATCAACCGCTGCACGCATCAAGTTTCCGCTATGGCTTTGCAGATACTTCTCGAAACGCTCGAGCAAAGTCATGGCATCTGCCGTACTTCCCGCAAATCCCGCCAAGACATTTCCACCGCTCAAGCGTCTGACTTTTTTTGCCCCGCTCTTTATGACCTGGGTTTCCAAAGTGACCTGCCCGTCACCGGCCATCGCCACCTCTTTTTCCCTTCTAACACAGATGATAGTGGTGCCCTTAAACATTACCTTCATCCCTCCCTCTCGGGTGAGCATTCGCGTAACTTTTTTTCAGCTGATCGTAGCTTATCTTGAGATATCTTTGGGTGGTCACTAAGCTCTGATGACCAAGCAATTCCTGCAATACCCGCAACGACGCTCCCCCCTCTAACATGTGGGTAGCAAAACTGTGGCGAAGGACATGAGGGCTTACGCCCACAAGCCCGACCCGCCTTGCCGCTCTAGCCACTACCCTATGTACGGTCCTAACGGCAATGCGCTCGCAGTCCTCCCCGGGGAAAAGCGGGCCACTGTTTTTGCCGGAAAGCCTTTGCCATTCCGCCAATGCCCCCTGGGCAAACCTTCCCATGGGAACCAATCGCTCTTTCTCGCCCTTGCCCTTTACGCGCAGCCATCTTTCCTCCATATCGACGTCTTCCCAATCCAGAGCTACCAGCTCAGCCACCCTCAAGCCACTTCCGTAAAGAAGCTCAAGTATCGCCCTGTCTCGGACTTTATTCTTGCCGGAAGGGCCCTTTTCAAGCATTGACTTGACATCTTCATAGGCCAAGGCCCTGGGAAGCCTCTTCGGTTCCTTTGGTCCCCGCACGTTCTTGGACGGGTCTGAAGTTATATATCCGCCTTGCAGCAAAAACTTCATCCAGCTTCGTAGGGACGACATCTTTCTTAAGGCGGAACTTTTGGAGTAGCCGTAGGCTAAAAGCTCCCTCAAAAATCCCCTCACATGCGATTGATCTATCCCTCGAACGTCTTCTATGCCTTCGCCCAAAAGGTAGTCCACAAACTGCGACAGGTCGACGGCATAGTTGATGACCGTATTGTCCGTCCTTCCGCCGGCATACTTAAGATGCTCTAAAAAGGAATCCACCAATGTAGAAATATTTTCGCTCATATGTGAATTATATCATATTCTTTAAAAATAAAAGTGTATTCTGACTAATTAAGCTTTTTCAGTAAATCTTAACTTTATGATTTCTTACACATAATACCACTAAGCTTTACAGGGGAGTACTAAAGTCAACTTAATCTATTTGCCAGATCGCATGATGCTTTAACAAAACACATCCTGGCGCGCCTTCATGAAGGCTTCAAGTTCGCTCAATGCTTTGCCGGCTATCAACTCGCAGCGTTTCCTCTTGTCCTTTATCTTTTTAGGCAGCGGCGGAAACAGTCCCAGATTTATGTTCATGGGCTGGAAACCTGAGGGGTTTGCGTTCTTCATATACCAAAGAAGCGAGCCTATGGCAGTATTCCTCGGCCACGACAGGAGAGGAAGTCCATTGATGACGCAGAACAAATTCAAAGCAGCGACCAACCCCATCGCTGTGCTTTCGATGTAACCTTCAACTCCAACGATCTGACCCGCCATGAAGATGTCGTCAAAGCCCTTTATCCTCAACCACTCGTCCAATACTGCCGGGGCATTGACGTAGATATTCCTGTGCATCACGCCGTATCTTGCAAACTCCGCTTCCTCAAGGCCCGGTATGAGACGAAAAACCCTGTCCTGCTCCGACCACTTAAGGTTCGTCTGAAATCCGACCATGTTGTAGAGCCTGCCATATCTGTCGTCCTGGCGCAGCTGAACTACGGCATAAGGCTCACGCCCGGTCTTGGGATCTGCAAGACCAACGGGCCTCATTGGCCCAAACCGAAGGGCATCCCGTCCCCTTTTGGCTATCACCTCTACCGGCAAGCATCCTTCGAAGAAATGTTCTTCCTCGAAGTCATGCCTCATCGCCACTTCGGCGTTGACGAGTGCCTCGTAAAACTGCTCATATTCCTCCTCATTCATTGGACAGTTTATATAGTCCTCGCCGTAACCATAACGGCTTCCGAAGAAGGCAACGCCCATATTTATGGTCTCCCGCAGTACCACGGGAGCAACGGCATCGTAAAAATATAGGAAATCCTCGCCAAGCATATCCCTCAGGCACGAGGCCAGTGCGGTCGATGTTAAGGGACCACTCGCTATTATCGCAGGACCTTCGCTTAAATGGGTGACCTCTTCCGTGACGACCTCGATTGAGGGCATCGATCGTATGGTTGACGTTACCTCCTCGGAAAAGGCCTCCCTATCGACAGCCAGGGCCCAACCGGCCGGAACCTTGTGCCTATCCGCACAGGCCAATATTAAGCTATCGAGTTTTCTCATCTCGGCCTTAAGGATGCCGGCAGGGCTTGATAACATATCGGAGCCAAGCGAATTGCTGCATACTAGCTCGGCGAGTTTCGACGTCTTATGGGCGGGCGTAAACGCCTTTGGACGCATCTCAAAAAGCCTAACTTTCGCGCCCCTTCGTGCGAGCTGGTAAGCCGCTTCGCTCCCGGCAAGGCCGCCTCCTATTATGGTCACCGCTACGTCATTTTTCGCCGACCGCTCCGGCGTCATCGATTACTTCCTCCTTCTCATATCCACAATTGGCACATTTGATCGCTTTCCTCTTTACCACAAAGGGGCCGCCGCATTTGGGACAAATCTCGCCTGTGGGCTTGTTCCAACTGACAAAGTTGCATTTAGGATATCTGGAGCATCCGTAAAAAGGTCTTCCGCTTTTGGAACGAAGCATCACAACCTTGCCTTCCCTGCATTGCGGACAGCTTATATCCAAGCTATTTTTGAAGTTCCTGGTGTACTTGCACTCGGGAAATGCCGAACAGGCGATGAACTTACCGTAACGACCGTGCTTTACGACTAGCTGTGCCCCACACTTGGGACATGTTTCATCGATCGTTTCAACCGGCACCTCGACACGGGCAACGCTCTCGGTGCTTTTGAGGATATCTGAGAAATGGTTCCAAAATCCCTTAACGACAGCAAGCCACGGCATCTCTCCTCTTTCGACCTTGTCGAGTTCCTCTTCCATCTTGGCAGTAAATTCCACATCGATTATCGATGGAAAGTGCTTGACCAAAAACGAATTGACAGTGACGCCAAGCTCAGTGGGAAAGAGCTTTTTGGCTTCATCCTTTTCCACGTAATGCCTATCGTAGAGGGTCTGTATGATGGTGGCATACGTCGACGGACGACCTATCCCCTTCTCTTCCATGACCTTTACTAAGCCTGACTCAGTATATCTGGACTGCGGCTTCGTGAATTTTTGTTCTTTCTCTAACTTCATCAACTTAAGCTCCTCGCCAACCGCAGCCTCGGGCAAAACTTCCTCCTTCATGTCGAGCGGCCAAAGCTTGCTCCACCCCTCGAATATCAAGGTCACTCCGCTTTGCTTCAGGGTATATGGGCCTGCCTGGACCTCGATATTGGTCCTGGCAACGACAGCCGGTGCCATTTGGGAGGCCAAAAAGCGACTCCATATCAACTCGTACAATGCCTTTTGGTCCTTTGTCAAATGCGGGGCTATCTCATCGGGCTCTAGCCTTACGTTCGTGGGCCTGATCGCCTCATGGGCATCCTGGGAGCGCTCCTTCGACACATACTGATGTGGACTATCGGGCAGAAATTTATCGCCGTACCTCTCTTCTATGCACTGACGGGCCATAGATATGCCCTCAGGAGCTATACGCAGGCTATCCGTGCGCATGTAAGTGATGAGGCCCACGGGGCCATGTCCCGGAAGGTCGACGCCCTCATATAAGCTCTGGGCTATGCGCATGGTCTTTTGGGGGGTAAACCCCAACCGCCTCGCTGCTTCCTGCTGTAATGTGCTAGTTTTAAATGGCGGCAGCGGATTTCTTTTGCCTTCCTTCACGTCAAATTTCGATACTTTATACGAAGCAGAAAGCAGGTCGTTATATATCGCCTGTGCGTCAAGGGCATTGGTGATCCTGATATTCTTGCCGTCCTTTTTTGCCAATTTCAGAGTAAATTGTCCATTATTGCCCCTTACCAAAGCAGAGATAACCCAGTACTCCTCGGGGATGAATGCCTTAATCTCATCTTCCCTCTCGCAAATGAGCCTCAAGGCTACCGATTGAACCCGTCCTGCCGAAAGGCCTGATTTGACCTTCTTCCAAAGCAAAGGGCTCAAGCTATATCCCATCAGCCTGTCGACCAACCTCCGCGCTTGCTGGGCGTTGACCTTGTCCATATTAATGATCTCAGGCCTGCTCACTGCTTCCTTTACGGCTCTCGGGGTGATCTCGTACATGCGTATCCTGCAGGGAGTATCCTCCGGAATGGACAGCAAATGTGCTAAATGCCAGGCGATTGCTTCCCCTTCTCTGTCGGGGTCAGAGGCAAGTAGAACCCTTTCGGCCTTTTGCGCTGCCTTTTTTAGATCCCTGACTATGGGCCCCTTGCCCCTCACCAGAATGTATTCCGGCTCAAAGTCTCTATCTATATCTATGCCGATCCTGCTTTTGGGCAAATCCCTCACGTGTCCATTGCTCGCCTTAATGTCGTATTTGCGACCCAGTATCTTTTTTAAGGTCCTTGCTTTAGTAGGAGATTCGACTATCACTAGAGTTTTATCTGACACCTCATTCACCTTCCGTCATCTCGTTGATTACCCATCTGCCCGGACCACTCATCGCAACTAGCCCATGCAGCTTCAGTTTTCCAAGACATTCCAAGACCGAGGCAGGCGTCATTTTACATTCTCCGGCGATATTGTCAACAGTCCTATCTCCCCTTTCCTTTAAGATCTTATAGATTTGCCCTTCCTCGGGGCTTAAGATTGCAAGCTTGTCTTCCTCAGAGCTTACCAGAAAACCCTGTGGCGAACCTTTCATCAAATAAATGAAGGAATCCACGTCTACAAGCGGGTAGGCGCCATCGAATATGAGCAGGTTAGAGCCCTTGGCGACGCCTTCGTCTATCCTTCCCGGCACGGCCCAAGTCTCTATGCCGTGTTCCATTGCAATTCGCCCGGTTATCATAGCTCCGCTTTTCAGGGGAGCCTCGACGATGATCGCTACATCCGCCAATCCCACTATTATCCTGTTACGCTGCGGGAAGTTCCAGGGCATCCCCTTCGTTCCCAAGGGATATTCCGATACGAGTGCGCCCCTTTCCTTGATCTTCTCAAAAAGCGGGCCGTTTTTGGCCGGATAGAATTGGTCAACGCCGGTCCCAAATACGGCCATGGTGATGCCTTCAGCTTTTATGGATCCTTCATGGCATGCTTCGTCTACGCCAAAGGCACCGCCGCTTATCGTCGTAAAGCCCTCGCGACCCAGTCTAACCCCGAGTAAACTTGCAATGCGTCGTCCGTAGTTGCTGCAGCGCCTAGTTCCGACGACGGCCACAGCCTTACCTGGTGTTTTTTGATTGCCCCACCAATAGAGCAGCAACGGAGGGGTAGATAGGCGACATAAAGAAGAAGGATAACTGTCATCGCCGAAGGCCAGTAAGTCGATCCCCATATTTTTACATGCCTCGAACTCCTTTAAATGCAACCCCCTGGACAGGACTTCGTACCACTTCGCCATTACCTTTTCGGAGCTTGTAAAAGATTTAAGCAGAGATGGCGTGCTTAACAAATCACCGGGAAGGAGCGACTTTAAGCGCAGGGATTGAACGAAATTGCCATCAAAATACCTTAGGAAATTAAGGGCAATAAAGGCCAATAAATTCTCATCTTTCAAGGACAGTCCCTCCCCTATAGGTCAATGCTTCGGCCAAGTGGGCATCTCGCACATTCTTTTCACCGGCCAAATCAGCTATGGTTCGGGCTATTTTAAGCACTCTGCTTAAGCCTCTCCCCGTCAAATTAAAATTGACACCTACAGATTTGATGAACATCTTAGCCTCTCTCGTCAATCCAAGGTGCCTTTTGATCATCTTTTCGGATAATTCTGCGTTGTAGTTGATGCCGAAGGGATGCCATCTCTCAAGTTGAATGGCTCTGGCCGCCATCACTCGCTTTTTCACGGAAAGGCTATTTTCCGCATCTCCGCCAAGTTCCAGCAACTCTTCAGGAGTAAGCCGCGGCACCTGCAAATGAATGTCTATCCTGTCCAATATTGGGCCGGAAAGCTTTTTCGCGTATCTGTCTATATCGCTTGGCGAACAGCTGCAACTTTTTACGACATCCCCAAGATACCCGCAGGGGCAAGGATTGCAGGCCGCCACCAGCAATACGGAGGCCGGATAAGTAACTGTACCCGAAGCCCTGCTAACGGTTATGCTTCCGTCCTCCAAAGGTTGACGTAGGGATTCAAGCACATCTCTCCTGAATTCCGTTATCTCGTCCAAAAACAAGACGCCTCTATGCGCGAGGCTTAACTCTCCAGGTTTAAGATCAACCCCGCCTCCGCAAATGGCGACAACGCTTGCAGTGTGGTGCACCGCCCTAAAGGGCCTTGTTCGATCAACGTTAAGATGCATGCCCCGTGCGCTCCTAATCCTCATCACCTCTATGAGCTCATCGTCAGATAAGGGAGGCAGGATGCCACGGATAGCCCTTGCCAACATGGTCTTGCCCGATCCCGGTGAACCAACAAAAATGACGCCATGGCTTCCTGCAGCTGCAATCTCTAAGCCCCTCTTTGCCGCAGCCTGGCCTCTTATGTCGGCAAAATCGGGCTCTATCGCCAAATCTTTAGCCTCAGGCAGGGCAAAGTCCAACTTTTGCAGGGGGCGTTCACCCCTTAAATGGTAAAACAGTTCGGCGATGTTGGAACAGGCATAAGCCTCAACTCCCTCAACCATCGACACGTCCACTGCGTTTCCCCTTGGCGCAAAGAGTGGAAGCCCCATTTGTCGGGCCAAAAAAGCCGCAGGGACTCCGCCTCTTACTTGGCGCAACCTTCCATCCAAGGCGAGCTCGCCCATAAAAATGCCGCCTACGCCTTCGGGGATAAAACCGGCCTCCCTGGCTATGCCCACAGCGATGGGCAGGTCCAGCAGGGAACCCTCCTTGGGCAGATCTGCGGGAGCCAGGTTAACCGATACGTGCCCCTTGAGCTTTATGCCCAGGGTGCCTAGGGAAATTCTCACCCTTTCCCGGGCTTCCTTTATTGCAGTATCCGCCAAACCAACTATGGAGATGGAAAAAAGACCCCCCGTAAGGCAAACTTCCACCTCCACGGGAAGGGCATCTATGCCCTTAAGCGTAAGCCCGTAAATACGACTCATCTACATCATCCCTAACGTAATGTTTTTGACGTATTCCCAGCCATATCCTCCGACATCTTCAGGCTTCAAGGTTATGCCTAAAATATCTATCCTCCACGGGCCTTCCCACTCCAGCTGCTCCACCAATGCCCTTCCGGCACGAATGAGCGATTTGATCTTTCGAGGCCCTACGCTTTCTATGGGGGATTGAACATCGCATCTGGAGCGCACCCTGACCTCGACGATCACGAGCTCGTCGTCATCCAGGGCCACAATGTCAAGCTCCCCCCTTCGAAAGGTCGCATTTCTCTTCAGGATGCGGTAGCCCATTTGCGAAACTATCGAAGATGCAACGTCCTCGCCCCAGTTCCCTATATCCTTACGGGACATTTCCCCCATCTGCTCCGCCTCTCCTTCCCATGTCGACATTGTGAAGGAAGACCAATATTCGCGCAACGGCAAGGTAAGCTTCCTCGGGTATTTCCTCTCCCAAGCCAACGCCCAAAAGAACGGCAACCAAGGTAGGATCCTCGACTATGGGAATTCCTGCCTTTTTGGCCTCGTCCAGGATCTTTTCCGCTATCACCCCTCGCCCCGAAGCTACTACTTTGGGCGCATCGTCGATTTTTCTGTCGTAACGCAAAGCAGCGGCTTTCCTGATCTCTTTATTCCTTTTGTCTTCCATCATGCCTTCGCCTCAAACCCAAAATACATCGTTTCCTTAACGTCCCTTATCTGACCCAAGTTGATGTAGGCTAACTTTATTGGCAACTCGGAAAGCGCCGCGGCAAGCGACGGCAAGTCCCTTGAAAGCAATGCAGTCACCTCTTCGGATTTGGAGCGCAACGTCACGCCGTAGGAGTTTGCGTCGAAGACCAGTTCGCCCTCGATCAAGCCGACATTGACGCCCTCAAAATGAAATATCAGTCGAATTACCTTCTTGGGTGTCTCTTGGGATGTAACCCAGACCCTTATGTTTTCGCCGTCCTTTAGGCAAAAGCGAAGGGGAATGAAGTGATAGGGATATATCACGTCTTTTAACGGGCGAGACAGCAACGCGAGGGATCTTGCGTAAAGGCCTTCTTCACGGTCGCTTTGAAGGACATTCTCCATATCCCTATTGTTTTTCAGCTTTTCCCTTACCGAGCCAAAGTACCTTTTTATCTGATCGTCAGTCAAATTGAAGTACCAAAAAAGAACCTTCACGTAAGATTCGTCCAAGGGCATGCCTCTGGCATAAAGCTCCACGAGCATGGGCAATTTATCCAAGTCAAGTCCGGACTTGACTAAGAAAGAAGACAGCTTCTTCACCAGGTCATCCGTAACGGGAAGCTGTCTTTCGATCAAGGCATTTACGATGACCCTTTCATTGTCGTTTAGCCTCTCGTATGAGGAGAGTTCTTCCGGCTTTAGTTTCAGTACGGGTGGCATGCTCGTGGAATCCCATATGCCGGTAAAGCGATCTCCTACTGCCAGATTAAGCGAAGAGACGGCAAACATCCTTTGGCCCCATATTTCTACGATATAGCCGTCCCCTTTGACCTCAAGCACCACGCCCCTAACCAAAGAACCGTTCGGAATGGAGGTTAACGAACGCCCGGAGAGCGCCTGTTGGTCCTGAAATTTTATCGATTCAGGTCCCTGCATGTTCAAGGCCATAGATGCTAAACTTCCTTCCATCTAAATGTCTTTCTGTGGATCGGAGATGGCCCCATCGCCATCAATGCCCTTCTGTGCTCCACTGTGGGATAGCCCTTGTGGGATGCAAAGCCGTAACCCGGATACAACCTGTCGTAGATCTCCATTACCTTGTCTCTTATGACCTTCGCAATTATGGAAGCCGCACTTACGACCAGGATGTGTTTATCCGCCTTCGGTATCGCCCTTTGAAGGTAGGGCACACCCGGAACGGCAAAACTGCCATCGACGATGACGACATCGGGGACGACAGGCAAACCACAAATGGCCTTTCCCATGGCCCACAGGGTAGCTTGCAATATATTATCCCTATCTATGCGGTTTGGACTTGCGGCCTGGACCTTATAGATGATATCTCTGCTTGCAAGCTCTTCGAACACCTTCTCCCGCATCCTGGGAGATAGGGCCTTTGAATCTCTTACGCCAAGTTGCTTTAAAGCATACACATCATTGCGATCAATCGCTACGGCTGCCGCCACTACAGGACCAGCCAAAGGCCCTCTTCCCGCTTCGTCGACACCTACGATAATCATCCTTGTGGCAACTCCAAGGTAAAGGGGCCTAATTTCCCTGTCGCAAAGCTTTCAAGCAAAAATCGGCCGGCCCTCTCAAAGTCAGCTTTACCTCCCGGCAGAAGGGCTCCGATCCTACGGGCTAAAGCTGCTAAACACTCTTCGGCCTTTACTTCCTCATCTGCAGCAATCGATAACCTCTCCAGCAATCTGGGCATAAGCCCGAGCGAACGCAAAAATTCAAAAAGCTGCATCGACAAGGTCTCATAATCTCCTATGACGTCCACCCTAAGGCAACCAAGCCATGCTAGGATCATATTAGTTTGCCTGTCAGCCTTTGGGTCCAATATGCCCGGAGAATCCAACAGGAGTAACCCATTTGCCCTATACCAGGAGACGCCCTTGGTTATGCCGGGAATTCCTCCTACCTTCGATGCCCTTTTGCCAAGCAGGGCATTTAGCAGCATGGACTTGCCGACATTAGGTATGCCCACTATGGCAACTCTCAATTCCCTCCATTTAGGCTTATGTCCGCTGAGCCCAAACAGCTTTCCGCGCAAACCTCCAGGAATTCCCGATCTTAAATTGGCGGCAAAGGCAGGCATACCACAAGACGACAACTCTTCGATCCAAAGCTTCGTCTTGTCATCTTCGGCCAGATCTTTCTTGCTCAAAACCACACAGACCGGCTTAAGTTTGGCTAAATCATGAATCAACGGGGATGAACTCGATCTTGGAGCCCTAGCGTCTCTAACTTCCACGAAGACATCGACCTGGGAAGCCAATTCCTTAAGCCGTTTTTTCCCCTTTTCCATATGGCCCGGATACCAAACGGTCCTGGGCATCATTTAAGCACTCCTATCCTGCTCAAGGGCCAATAGCGGAAAAAGGCCGGCCCCCGCAAGTAGTTTTTGGGAACGAACCCCCAAAATCTGCTGTCCTGAGAGTTGGGGCGATTATCGCCCATCATGAAATACTGCCCTCGCGGAACAGTGACCTTCTCCATGCTCAAGAAATCCCTATTTTTCACGTAGGGCTCCTCCAGAGGCGAATCATTGATGTAAACTACCCCATTTTTTATCTCAATCGTCTCTCCAGGAAGGGCGATCAAGCGCTTCACGAAATCCCTGGTCGGATCCATGGGGTATTTAAAGACCACTACCTGTCCCCTTTTCGGCTCGGTAAAATGATACCAAAACTTGGCCACCAATACCCTATCGCCGGGCATGAGCGTAGGTATCATTGATCCACTAGGTATCCAGAAGGCCTGAACCACGAAAGTCCTAAGCACCAATGCCAAGACTAAGGCCCATATCAATGTTTCGACAAGTTCTTTCCACCACGGTTTCATCCTAAAAACGCCCCCTGCAAGCAAATTGCTCAGTTTTCATCACATGCATGTCTTTATAACCCCATTTAGCATTCAAAATCAAGAGGAAAGAGTCATTTATCGGGAGGATGTTTTCTGACCGTTATATAACAGTAGGGGGATATGATTATATAACCCAGGGATTTGGCGCTTCCCTTCGATCCGTTTGTCACCTTTATGGTCACCCCAGGGGAAAGGGTGTGCCACTGAGGTGAATAGACCGAAAAGCTTTCCGAAGCGCTCATGCCCCTAAAATAACACCCTCCACAGGAGTCAAAGACATCTTCCTCCAGCGTGTCCAGCCACTGAACGTACAACTTGCTCGTGGAAGCCGAACGGGTAGTGTATTTCAACATGAAGGGCCTGCCAGTTTGGCATGCCTCTATAAAGGTCCCCTGAAGCCAGGCATGCGCCTTCTTCAATTCGATGATGGCAAAAAACTCATCGGCGGCACGAAAGGCAAGGGCAAAACATCCAAAGCCGCTGGCAAATATAAATATGACTATTAAAAGCTCTACTAAAGTCAACCCGCTTTCTTGAGCCATAAATAAGGCCCTCTCGCCTTTGGAGGGGGCCTTATTTACCTTTAAGGGCTTATGATGCATGAACGGCGTTCTTACCAAGCTCCAGGGCTTTTAAGTTATCATCCCTAAACTTCGCGGGGCTCAACGTGGAAACGGCTTCTTTAATCTCCTCAAAGGAAATGCCACCGATGTTTAAGCCGCCCATCGCACCAAGTATCAATACATTGAGAAAAAGGTAATTGCCACCCATATGTTCGTTAAGTATCTCGTATCCGTTCAACAAAAAGGCGTCGATTTTCCTCTTGGCCAGATATGTCTTTAAGCTCTCGTTTTGAAAGGCCTCGCGCCTGTGCACGTTAATGACGCAATGTCCTCCATCCTTCAGAAAATGCAGGTTTCTTATGGCCTCGTTTTGGTCGAAGGCCAGCAATACATCGGCATCTCCGGCGCTTATTAAGGGACACTTGTAAGGCCCCACCTTGAAGTGGCTTATCACGGAACCGCCCCTTTGGGCCATGCCGTGAACCTCGCTGCCTATCACGTTTTCTCCCCTCTTCAGCGCTATTTGCCCCAGCACGCGGCTGGCAAAAAGAATTCCCTGCCCTCCAAGACCGACGATGATGTATTGCATTATCTTCCCTCCTCCGATATGACCTCAATAGCACCGTGAGGACATACATTCAGGCATACGCCGCACTTCACGCAAAAGCGACTGTCTATGAACGCCTTCTTCGCGCTCTC is a window from the Acetomicrobium flavidum genome containing:
- a CDS encoding YifB family Mg chelatase-like AAA ATPase, translated to MSRIYGLTLKGIDALPVEVEVCLTGGLFSISIVGLADTAIKEARERVRISLGTLGIKLKGHVSVNLAPADLPKEGSLLDLPIAVGIAREAGFIPEGVGGIFMGELALDGRLRQVRGGVPAAFLARQMGLPLFAPRGNAVDVSMVEGVEAYACSNIAELFYHLRGERPLQKLDFALPEAKDLAIEPDFADIRGQAAAKRGLEIAAAGSHGVIFVGSPGSGKTMLARAIRGILPPLSDDELIEVMRIRSARGMHLNVDRTRPFRAVHHTASVVAICGGGVDLKPGELSLAHRGVLFLDEITEFRRDVLESLRQPLEDGSITVSRASGTVTYPASVLLVAACNPCPCGYLGDVVKSCSCSPSDIDRYAKKLSGPILDRIDIHLQVPRLTPEELLELGGDAENSLSVKKRVMAARAIQLERWHPFGINYNAELSEKMIKRHLGLTREAKMFIKSVGVNFNLTGRGLSRVLKIARTIADLAGEKNVRDAHLAEALTYRGGTVLER
- the dprA gene encoding DNA-processing protein DprA, giving the protein MKDENLLAFIALNFLRYFDGNFVQSLRLKSLLPGDLLSTPSLLKSFTSSEKVMAKWYEVLSRGLHLKEFEACKNMGIDLLAFGDDSYPSSLCRLSTPPLLLYWWGNQKTPGKAVAVVGTRRCSNYGRRIASLLGVRLGREGFTTISGGAFGVDEACHEGSIKAEGITMAVFGTGVDQFYPAKNGPLFEKIKERGALVSEYPLGTKGMPWNFPQRNRIIVGLADVAIIVEAPLKSGAMITGRIAMEHGIETWAVPGRIDEGVAKGSNLLIFDGAYPLVDVDSFIYLMKGSPQGFLVSSEEDKLAILSPEEGQIYKILKERGDRTVDNIAGECKMTPASVLECLGKLKLHGLVAMSGPGRWVINEMTEGE
- the topA gene encoding type I DNA topoisomerase is translated as MSDKTLVIVESPTKARTLKKILGRKYDIKASNGHVRDLPKSRIGIDIDRDFEPEYILVRGKGPIVRDLKKAAQKAERVLLASDPDREGEAIAWHLAHLLSIPEDTPCRIRMYEITPRAVKEAVSRPEIINMDKVNAQQARRLVDRLMGYSLSPLLWKKVKSGLSAGRVQSVALRLICEREDEIKAFIPEEYWVISALVRGNNGQFTLKLAKKDGKNIRITNALDAQAIYNDLLSASYKVSKFDVKEGKRNPLPPFKTSTLQQEAARRLGFTPQKTMRIAQSLYEGVDLPGHGPVGLITYMRTDSLRIAPEGISMARQCIEERYGDKFLPDSPHQYVSKERSQDAHEAIRPTNVRLEPDEIAPHLTKDQKALYELIWSRFLASQMAPAVVARTNIEVQAGPYTLKQSGVTLIFEGWSKLWPLDMKEEVLPEAAVGEELKLMKLEKEQKFTKPQSRYTESGLVKVMEEKGIGRPSTYATIIQTLYDRHYVEKDEAKKLFPTELGVTVNSFLVKHFPSIIDVEFTAKMEEELDKVERGEMPWLAVVKGFWNHFSDILKSTESVARVEVPVETIDETCPKCGAQLVVKHGRYGKFIACSAFPECKYTRNFKNSLDISCPQCREGKVVMLRSKSGRPFYGCSRYPKCNFVSWNKPTGEICPKCGGPFVVKRKAIKCANCGYEKEEVIDDAGAVGEK
- the trmFO gene encoding methylenetetrahydrofolate--tRNA-(uracil(54)-C(5))-methyltransferase (FADH(2)-oxidizing) TrmFO encodes the protein MTPERSAKNDVAVTIIGGGLAGSEAAYQLARRGAKVRLFEMRPKAFTPAHKTSKLAELVCSNSLGSDMLSSPAGILKAEMRKLDSLILACADRHKVPAGWALAVDREAFSEEVTSTIRSMPSIEVVTEEVTHLSEGPAIIASGPLTSTALASCLRDMLGEDFLYFYDAVAPVVLRETINMGVAFFGSRYGYGEDYINCPMNEEEYEQFYEALVNAEVAMRHDFEEEHFFEGCLPVEVIAKRGRDALRFGPMRPVGLADPKTGREPYAVVQLRQDDRYGRLYNMVGFQTNLKWSEQDRVFRLIPGLEEAEFARYGVMHRNIYVNAPAVLDEWLRIKGFDDIFMAGQIVGVEGYIESTAMGLVAALNLFCVINGLPLLSWPRNTAIGSLLWYMKNANPSGFQPMNINLGLFPPLPKKIKDKRKRCELIAGKALSELEAFMKARQDVFC
- a CDS encoding ribonuclease HII, whose product is MIIVGVDEAGRGPLAGPVVAAAVAIDRNDVYALKQLGVRDSKALSPRMREKVFEELASRDIIYKVQAASPNRIDRDNILQATLWAMGKAICGLPVVPDVVIVDGSFAVPGVPYLQRAIPKADKHILVVSAASIIAKVIRDKVMEIYDRLYPGYGFASHKGYPTVEHRRALMAMGPSPIHRKTFRWKEV
- a CDS encoding EscU/YscU/HrcU family type III secretion system export apparatus switch protein — its product is MMEDKRNKEIRKAAALRYDRKIDDAPKVVASGRGVIAEKILDEAKKAGIPIVEDPTLVAVLLGVGLGEEIPEEAYLAVARILVFLHNVDMGRRGGADGGNVP
- a CDS encoding YraN family protein, with product MSRKDIGNWGEDVASSIVSQMGYRILKRNATFRRGELDIVALDDDELVIVEVRVRSRCDVQSPIESVGPRKIKSLIRAGRALVEQLEWEGPWRIDILGITLKPEDVGGYGWEYVKNITLGMM
- the hslV gene encoding ATP-dependent protease subunit HslV, which translates into the protein MFKGTTIICVRREKEVAMAGDGQVTLETQVIKSGAKKVRRLSGGNVLAGFAGSTADAMTLLERFEKYLQSHSGNLMRAAVDLVKEWRTDKALRRLEALMLVADRNQTLLLSGAGDILEPDDDVASIGSGAGYALAAARAFLQVSDMSASEIAKRSLQIASEICIYTNDVITLEVIKDE
- a CDS encoding tyrosine-type recombinase/integrase gives rise to the protein MSENISTLVDSFLEHLKYAGGRTDNTVINYAVDLSQFVDYLLGEGIEDVRGIDQSHVRGFLRELLAYGYSKSSALRKMSSLRSWMKFLLQGGYITSDPSKNVRGPKEPKRLPRALAYEDVKSMLEKGPSGKNKVRDRAILELLYGSGLRVAELVALDWEDVDMEERWLRVKGKGEKERLVPMGRFAQGALAEWQRLSGKNSGPLFPGEDCERIAVRTVHRVVARAARRVGLVGVSPHVLRHSFATHMLEGGASLRVLQELLGHQSLVTTQRYLKISYDQLKKSYANAHPRGRDEGNV